Proteins from one Corallococcus exiguus genomic window:
- a CDS encoding 2OG-Fe(II) oxygenase family protein, protein MPLEVGIALGKLFTRQQAKRIVALAKQSPDWDAATVLNREGKVLKPQVRSARVLTEKVLPEAFADFRERLQLALAGADWLPWRHLMLTPLQLVRYGVNDFYRLHRDDRPGGKRRLSIVCYLNDDFDGGETAFPKLDIRVQPHGGMAVLFDSSLLHGAERVSRGEKFVFVAWLATQPEEGP, encoded by the coding sequence ATGCCCCTGGAGGTGGGAATCGCCCTGGGCAAGCTCTTCACCCGCCAGCAGGCGAAGCGCATCGTGGCGCTGGCGAAGCAGTCCCCGGACTGGGATGCCGCGACGGTGCTGAACCGGGAGGGCAAGGTGCTGAAGCCCCAGGTCCGCTCGGCGCGGGTGCTGACCGAGAAGGTCCTCCCGGAGGCTTTCGCGGACTTCCGGGAGCGGCTCCAGTTGGCGCTGGCTGGCGCGGACTGGCTGCCCTGGAGGCACCTCATGCTGACGCCGCTGCAACTGGTCCGCTACGGCGTGAACGACTTCTACCGGCTCCACCGGGATGACCGCCCCGGCGGCAAGCGCCGCCTGTCCATCGTCTGCTACCTCAACGACGACTTCGACGGCGGAGAGACAGCCTTTCCCAAGCTGGACATCCGCGTCCAACCGCATGGCGGCATGGCCGTGCTCTTCGACTCCAGCCTGCTCCATGGCGCCGAGCGGGTCTCGCGCGGGGAGAAGTTCGTCTTCGTGGCGTGGTTGGCGACGCAGCCCGAAGAGGGCCCGTGA
- a CDS encoding M16 family metallopeptidase, whose protein sequence is MFRPPLSWFACLALLGAPQAGAQAVAEPSAKPAAASTPVAKLGSDIQARTLKNGLTVIVWPDHDIPNVALANWFRVGSRNERPGITGLSHFFEHMMFNGAKKYGPGEFDRVMEANGGSNNAFTSEDVTVYLDWFPASALPLILDLEQDRLQSLSFDPKVIESERGVVYSERRSGVDNDNSGALQEQLQATAFVAHPYQIPVIGWPSDIESWRMEDLQQYFKTYYAPNNATLVLAGDLDPARVFEQVEATLGTIPAQPAPEPVRTKEPEQQGERRIVVKKLAQSPLLQVAYHGLAANDPDMETLELLGLILSHGDSSRLHRKLVDEARVAIRVRSSTAGGFDPSLVWFSVDLTPGGDLAKTEALLTAELARVVKDGVTDAELRKARNVALATFWRKLETNSGRSRELGNAATFRGDWKALFDAPSRYEQVTRDGVKALAARIFNPDHRTVGWLVPTTAPAAPASKESAR, encoded by the coding sequence ATGTTCCGTCCACCGTTGTCGTGGTTCGCCTGTCTGGCCCTCCTGGGTGCGCCCCAGGCCGGGGCCCAGGCCGTCGCCGAGCCTTCCGCGAAGCCCGCCGCCGCCTCCACCCCCGTCGCGAAGCTGGGCTCGGACATCCAGGCCCGCACGCTGAAGAACGGGCTCACCGTCATCGTCTGGCCGGACCACGACATCCCCAACGTGGCGCTCGCCAACTGGTTCCGCGTGGGCAGCCGCAACGAGCGCCCCGGCATCACCGGCCTGTCCCACTTCTTCGAGCACATGATGTTCAACGGCGCGAAGAAGTACGGCCCCGGTGAGTTCGACCGCGTCATGGAGGCCAACGGCGGCTCCAACAACGCCTTCACCTCCGAGGACGTCACCGTCTACCTGGACTGGTTCCCGGCCTCCGCGCTGCCCCTCATCCTGGACCTGGAACAGGACCGGCTCCAGTCGCTCTCCTTCGACCCCAAGGTCATCGAGTCCGAGCGCGGTGTCGTCTACTCCGAGCGCCGCTCGGGCGTGGACAATGACAACAGCGGCGCGCTCCAGGAGCAGCTGCAGGCCACCGCCTTCGTCGCGCACCCGTACCAGATTCCCGTCATCGGCTGGCCGTCCGACATCGAGTCCTGGCGCATGGAGGACCTCCAGCAGTACTTCAAGACGTACTACGCCCCCAACAACGCCACGCTCGTCCTCGCGGGCGACCTGGATCCAGCCCGCGTCTTCGAGCAGGTGGAGGCCACGCTGGGCACCATCCCCGCGCAGCCCGCGCCAGAGCCCGTGCGCACCAAGGAACCCGAACAGCAGGGCGAGCGGCGCATCGTCGTGAAGAAGCTGGCGCAGTCCCCGCTGCTCCAGGTCGCCTACCACGGCCTCGCCGCCAACGACCCGGACATGGAGACGCTGGAGCTGCTGGGGCTCATCCTCTCGCACGGGGACTCGTCGCGCCTGCACCGCAAGCTGGTGGACGAGGCGCGCGTCGCCATCCGCGTCCGGAGCTCCACGGCCGGGGGATTCGACCCGTCGCTCGTCTGGTTCTCCGTGGACCTGACGCCGGGCGGTGACCTGGCGAAGACGGAGGCGCTGCTCACCGCGGAGCTGGCTCGCGTGGTGAAGGACGGCGTCACCGACGCGGAGCTGCGCAAGGCGCGCAACGTGGCCCTGGCCACCTTCTGGCGCAAGCTGGAGACCAACAGCGGCCGCTCCCGCGAGCTGGGGAACGCCGCCACCTTCCGGGGAGACTGGAAGGCCCTGTTCGACGCGCCCTCGCGCTACGAGCAGGTCACCCGCGACGGCGTGAAGGCGCTGGCCGCCCGCATCTTCAACCCCGACCACCGCACCGTGGGCTGGCTCGTCCCCACCACGGCTCCCGCTGCCCCGGCCAGCAAGGAGTCCGCGCGATGA
- a CDS encoding NHLP leader peptide family natural product precursor: MERHWESPWQALKVAIARRARVDPLFRMKLLATPRRVIKEVLGVDLPPGIALHMKEEAPRTLYLTVPPSAEPPRGRSRGRARSRQGGRP; the protein is encoded by the coding sequence ATGGAGCGGCACTGGGAAAGCCCATGGCAGGCATTGAAGGTCGCGATCGCCCGGCGCGCGCGCGTCGATCCCCTCTTCCGCATGAAGCTGCTGGCGACCCCCCGGCGTGTCATCAAGGAGGTGCTCGGTGTCGACCTCCCGCCTGGGATTGCGCTGCACATGAAGGAAGAGGCGCCGCGGACCCTCTACCTGACGGTGCCGCCCAGCGCCGAGCCCCCCCGGGGACGGAGCCGTGGGCGCGCCCGCTCACGCCAGGGGGGGCGCCCATGA
- a CDS encoding sulfotransferase yields MSVQIQHPLPMPSRAVMARLWKGWLPAAVRLEADVPRVLWLQAGEHYEEAPFYRHAVEALMRREPRITRNRTSLGTVNLVGDVLDALKPSGFIFHMSRCGSTLVQNALRCLDGSIVPGEPEPLCTLLTPYSPSVWPGEREDWEARRDALLRSMVRIFGQRRRPGDRRYFVKFTSRNSVQLDVIRRLWPDVPWLFVYRNPVDVMVSNLSRPPGWMRMPADWKTLHFGWSGEQLADMTPEEYCARVVGSFCSAAARSADGRASLLNYEDIDLPRIRAVMEAFGVRPTRAEQARVEKSLRVYSKDPSGQRAFTGDTALKRRVAGPAVERAAERWALPAFSVLDRHPRRLR; encoded by the coding sequence ATGAGCGTCCAGATCCAGCACCCCCTGCCCATGCCCTCCCGCGCCGTCATGGCCAGACTCTGGAAGGGCTGGCTTCCGGCCGCGGTCCGGTTGGAGGCCGACGTCCCGCGCGTGCTGTGGCTCCAGGCCGGGGAACACTACGAGGAGGCCCCCTTCTACCGGCACGCGGTGGAGGCGCTGATGCGGCGTGAGCCGCGCATCACCCGCAACCGCACGAGCCTGGGGACGGTGAACCTGGTGGGGGACGTCCTGGACGCGCTCAAGCCTTCCGGGTTCATCTTCCACATGTCCCGCTGTGGCTCGACGCTGGTCCAGAACGCCTTGCGGTGCCTGGACGGAAGCATCGTCCCTGGCGAACCAGAGCCGCTGTGCACGCTGCTGACGCCGTACTCCCCCAGCGTGTGGCCGGGCGAGCGCGAAGACTGGGAGGCGAGGCGCGACGCGTTGCTCCGCAGCATGGTGCGCATCTTCGGGCAGCGGCGGCGGCCCGGCGACCGGCGATACTTCGTGAAGTTCACCAGCCGCAACAGCGTGCAGCTCGACGTCATCCGGAGGCTGTGGCCGGACGTGCCGTGGCTCTTCGTCTACCGGAACCCGGTCGACGTCATGGTCTCGAACCTGTCACGGCCTCCGGGCTGGATGCGAATGCCCGCGGACTGGAAGACCCTGCACTTTGGCTGGAGCGGGGAGCAGCTCGCGGACATGACGCCCGAGGAATACTGCGCGCGGGTGGTGGGGAGCTTCTGCTCGGCCGCGGCGCGAAGCGCGGACGGGCGTGCCTCCCTGCTCAACTACGAGGACATCGACCTGCCGCGGATCCGCGCGGTGATGGAGGCCTTCGGCGTCCGGCCCACCCGGGCGGAGCAGGCGCGCGTCGAGAAGAGCCTGCGGGTGTACTCCAAGGACCCCAGTGGCCAGCGGGCCTTCACCGGGGACACCGCCCTCAAGCGGCGCGTCGCGGGACCGGCGGTGGAGCGCGCGGCGGAGCGCTGGGCGCTGCCAGCCTTCTCCGTGCTTGACCGGCATCCCCGCCGGCTCCGCTAG
- a CDS encoding JmjC domain-containing protein, with amino-acid sequence MKPRPRSARVARQEAFAPPVHAPSLEALLGGLTPVAFLADHWEQRVYHLSRGQPDFYAPLLPRAEIDHLIASALALDPTSVELLPRARPGDAGRPLDAQRLQEGYDAGNTLRVNAAHRFLGPLRQLRGHLEQGLGALVNVNLYCAPARSETAQVHFDRHCFVLQVSGRRKWSLSPRETDLPLEYVPPFRFEDLEDSRGFRTPRFQPAGSDGPTEHFVLEAGDLLYLPRGHVHESRADGTHSVHLTLGFKTLTYVDCLASALYQLAHREPALRRSLPPGFLLGGTVQEEVHEELRRLGERLPQALDVEAAVTDIARAFLHKRGQLTGMTLGAEDDAAHLGLQDRVERRAGQLLHYSEGAGKARLQFGQRTVSVPADFGEALRFIQRTPRFQVRALPGPLDDEGRLALVGRLTREGLLYALRQEED; translated from the coding sequence GTGAAGCCCCGACCTCGCTCCGCCCGTGTCGCGCGGCAGGAAGCGTTCGCGCCTCCGGTCCATGCGCCGAGCCTCGAAGCCCTGCTCGGAGGCCTGACGCCAGTGGCCTTCCTTGCGGACCACTGGGAGCAGCGGGTCTACCACCTCTCCCGAGGGCAGCCGGACTTCTACGCGCCGCTGCTGCCCCGGGCGGAGATCGATCATCTGATCGCCTCCGCGCTCGCGCTGGACCCCACCAGCGTGGAGCTGCTGCCTCGCGCGCGGCCGGGGGACGCCGGGCGTCCCCTGGACGCCCAGCGCCTCCAGGAGGGCTACGACGCGGGCAACACCCTGCGCGTCAACGCGGCCCACCGGTTCCTGGGCCCGCTGCGCCAGCTCCGGGGACACCTGGAGCAGGGACTCGGCGCGCTGGTGAACGTCAACCTCTACTGCGCCCCCGCCCGTTCGGAGACGGCGCAGGTGCACTTCGACCGGCACTGCTTCGTGTTGCAGGTGTCTGGCCGGCGGAAGTGGAGCCTGTCGCCGCGGGAGACGGACCTGCCGCTCGAGTACGTCCCGCCCTTCCGCTTCGAGGACCTGGAGGATTCGCGCGGCTTCCGCACCCCCCGGTTCCAGCCGGCGGGGAGCGACGGCCCCACCGAGCACTTCGTGCTGGAGGCGGGAGACCTGCTCTACCTGCCCCGGGGCCACGTCCACGAGTCGCGCGCGGATGGCACCCATTCGGTCCACCTGACGCTCGGGTTCAAGACGCTCACGTACGTGGACTGCCTGGCGTCCGCCCTGTACCAGTTGGCCCACCGGGAGCCCGCCCTGCGCCGCTCCCTGCCGCCCGGCTTCCTCCTCGGAGGCACCGTCCAGGAAGAGGTGCACGAGGAACTCCGCCGGCTGGGGGAGCGGCTGCCCCAGGCGCTCGACGTGGAGGCAGCGGTCACCGACATCGCCCGGGCCTTCCTTCACAAGCGCGGCCAGCTCACGGGGATGACGCTGGGCGCGGAGGACGACGCGGCCCACCTGGGCCTCCAGGACCGGGTCGAGCGGCGGGCGGGGCAACTCCTGCACTACAGCGAGGGCGCGGGCAAGGCGCGGCTCCAGTTCGGACAACGGACCGTGTCGGTGCCGGCGGACTTCGGTGAAGCCCTGCGGTTCATCCAGCGAACCCCCCGCTTCCAGGTGCGGGCGCTACCGGGGCCACTGGATGACGAGGGCCGGCTCGCGCTGGTGGGCCGGCTGACCCGCGAGGGCCTGCTCTACGCCTTGCGCCAAGAGGAGGACTGA
- a CDS encoding thiopeptide-type bacteriocin biosynthesis protein: MTPGAAPEASLAGMARRLGLGALELESLVHGALRLPALAPGLLAELQALARDDPGQEAAALHTWLEEQLQRPELRPLIATASPQLLQYWEGGGKDDAARGALLRYLLRAASRCTPVGLLAWAAAARFDAPEGCWPDLRALPIRVAGLQANTGHRRVLASERVLARRGNRIVAAEAHSQEEALLDFREELWRELRGIHPDRGRSPVQEQLVRVRLLDTVAQPELTERFLKPGEVDSFQGVTAAVVAETVPLPASVRRAIAHRALALLSCQSLPDSARRLRTYHRLFRDRFTDEWVCAAELADPLISGLPAPWEADLEPPSPADEARARWLATVYHRGMAAGGRAVLEDDELSRFAAPAAREVPVADGFEAGCLLVASSQADLERGAFTLVPGSLHGSGAPHRSLGRFLGCLPQTFRDEVLGHQRTWEGERGALHAEVVWTRADSPPSLRWAAHAWSSEVICNGAPRMASRRRVLPEDVMVRAAPEGFVFALRDGTPLVLHQGHMLAPRASPRVARLLLELAMEGARHPGGFDWRELGNLPRLPRLTWRGQILCLARWRPGGPYSRERAGALRDWREANGVPRVVCLVENERRLPIDLESHWGRTELLRASRSAAASCYLEEAPWLEEATARTVVCEVVPSFRRRLPAPAPRQQRPPTDGTRIHRQWRSFTLFADEAAQRRLLVALRPMLPASPGDWHYVRFQEGPRRLVRLRWRGESPLDRFESLLDLALEHGATDVRQETFRPETFRYGGADALDAALRVFTWDSDSALGSWGAGREPERLLIETGAVMAAYLELLLGRAAGAAACRERSRRTEVAPLIRRIRARQDLLERLGRDAPPRALVELLRAWRDATPNAGPREALSFTHMAANRRLGSRRGQESVALALAETLLQARMRAEPQSSR, translated from the coding sequence GTGACGCCGGGGGCCGCACCCGAGGCGTCCCTGGCCGGGATGGCGAGGCGGCTGGGACTCGGGGCGCTGGAGTTGGAGTCCCTGGTGCACGGCGCGCTGCGCCTGCCCGCCCTGGCTCCGGGCCTCCTGGCGGAGCTCCAGGCCCTGGCCCGGGACGACCCGGGTCAGGAGGCGGCGGCGCTCCACACCTGGCTGGAGGAGCAGCTCCAGCGTCCGGAGCTGCGTCCGCTCATCGCCACGGCCAGCCCCCAACTGCTCCAGTACTGGGAGGGCGGGGGGAAGGATGACGCCGCCCGGGGCGCCCTGCTGCGCTACCTGCTGCGCGCCGCCTCGCGCTGCACACCGGTGGGGTTGCTCGCGTGGGCGGCGGCGGCGCGCTTCGACGCACCGGAGGGCTGCTGGCCGGACCTCCGCGCGCTGCCCATTCGCGTCGCGGGACTCCAGGCGAACACCGGACACCGCCGGGTGCTGGCCTCGGAGCGCGTCCTCGCCCGTCGCGGCAACCGCATCGTGGCGGCGGAAGCGCACTCCCAGGAAGAGGCGCTCCTCGACTTCCGCGAAGAGCTGTGGCGCGAGCTGCGCGGCATCCATCCAGACCGCGGGCGCTCCCCCGTCCAGGAACAACTGGTGCGGGTGAGGCTGCTCGACACTGTCGCGCAGCCGGAGCTGACCGAGCGGTTCCTGAAGCCCGGTGAAGTGGACTCCTTCCAAGGCGTGACGGCGGCGGTCGTCGCCGAAACGGTCCCCCTGCCGGCATCGGTGCGGCGGGCCATCGCCCACCGGGCACTGGCGTTGCTGTCGTGCCAGTCGCTCCCCGACAGCGCCCGCAGGCTCCGGACCTATCACCGCCTGTTCCGGGACCGCTTCACGGACGAATGGGTCTGCGCCGCGGAGCTGGCGGATCCGCTCATCAGCGGACTGCCCGCGCCATGGGAGGCCGACCTGGAGCCCCCGTCACCCGCCGACGAGGCCCGTGCCCGCTGGCTGGCCACCGTGTACCACCGGGGCATGGCCGCCGGGGGGCGGGCCGTCCTCGAGGATGACGAGCTCTCGCGCTTCGCCGCCCCCGCCGCGCGGGAGGTTCCCGTCGCGGACGGGTTCGAGGCGGGCTGTCTGCTCGTCGCCTCCAGCCAGGCCGACCTGGAGCGGGGAGCGTTCACGCTCGTCCCAGGGAGCCTGCACGGCTCGGGCGCGCCGCATCGCTCGCTCGGGAGGTTCCTGGGGTGTCTGCCCCAGACCTTCCGCGACGAGGTCCTGGGCCACCAGCGGACCTGGGAGGGGGAGCGGGGAGCCCTGCACGCGGAGGTGGTCTGGACACGCGCGGACTCGCCTCCCTCGCTGCGCTGGGCCGCGCATGCCTGGTCGAGCGAGGTGATCTGCAACGGCGCTCCCCGGATGGCCTCCCGGCGGCGGGTCCTCCCCGAGGACGTGATGGTGCGGGCGGCGCCGGAGGGCTTCGTCTTCGCGCTCCGCGACGGCACGCCGCTGGTGCTGCACCAGGGTCACATGCTGGCCCCCCGCGCGAGCCCGCGCGTCGCGAGGCTGCTCCTGGAACTGGCGATGGAGGGCGCTCGCCATCCGGGAGGCTTCGACTGGCGGGAACTCGGAAACCTTCCCCGCCTGCCGCGCCTCACCTGGCGGGGGCAGATCCTCTGTCTGGCGCGCTGGCGGCCCGGCGGGCCGTACTCGCGGGAGCGCGCCGGGGCCCTGCGCGACTGGCGCGAGGCGAATGGCGTCCCCCGCGTCGTCTGCCTCGTGGAGAACGAGCGGCGGCTCCCCATCGACCTGGAGTCCCACTGGGGACGGACGGAGCTCCTCCGCGCGAGCCGGTCCGCCGCGGCCTCCTGCTATCTGGAAGAGGCGCCCTGGCTGGAAGAGGCCACCGCGAGGACCGTGGTGTGCGAGGTGGTCCCCAGCTTCCGCCGCCGGCTGCCCGCCCCGGCTCCGCGCCAACAACGGCCCCCCACCGACGGGACGCGGATCCACCGGCAGTGGCGCTCCTTCACCCTCTTCGCCGATGAGGCGGCGCAGCGCAGGCTGCTCGTCGCCTTGCGCCCCATGCTCCCCGCCAGCCCCGGTGACTGGCACTACGTCCGCTTCCAGGAAGGGCCCCGTCGGCTGGTCCGCCTGCGCTGGCGTGGCGAGTCCCCGCTCGACCGTTTCGAGTCCCTGCTCGACCTCGCGCTTGAGCACGGCGCCACGGACGTCCGCCAGGAGACCTTCCGCCCGGAGACCTTCCGCTATGGCGGCGCCGACGCGCTGGACGCCGCGCTCCGCGTCTTCACCTGGGACAGCGACTCCGCGCTCGGGAGCTGGGGCGCGGGCAGGGAGCCGGAGCGGCTGCTCATCGAAACGGGAGCGGTGATGGCCGCCTACCTGGAGCTGCTCCTGGGCCGTGCCGCGGGCGCCGCCGCGTGCCGCGAGCGTTCCCGGCGAACCGAGGTCGCGCCCCTCATCCGCCGGATCCGCGCCCGGCAGGACCTGCTGGAACGGCTGGGGAGGGACGCCCCCCCTCGGGCGCTGGTGGAGCTGCTGCGGGCATGGCGCGACGCCACTCCCAACGCGGGACCTCGTGAGGCGCTGTCCTTCACGCACATGGCCGCGAACCGCCGGCTGGGTTCACGGCGGGGACAGGAAAGCGTGGCACTGGCCCTCGCGGAAACGCTGCTCCAGGCCCGGATGCGCGCCGAACCCCAATCCTCGCGCTGA
- a CDS encoding ABC transporter permease produces MWWDDLKQDVRFAARTLRRAPGFVIIAVLCLALGIGANGLVFSVVNGVLLRPLSYPDPERLVVLGERNGGGMVSWPTFLEWKQQTATFERMTAFTEGGVILSGEAAPERLMATRGTADYFAVHGVAPLLGRTFESGEDLPGRAPVAVLGEAMWRRRFGADPSVLGRTLVMDGVSRTVVGVMPASFSQEMDVWLPLETPADSEAPNRSHILTVRARLGKGVSVEQADALLKQLAARMEALYPAAQKGRGAAVLSLSQMETRAWRTPLQVLLGAVGLVLLIACTNVANLLLARAGARQQELAIRVALGARRGRLVRQFLVESLLLALVGGGLGVLLAGWGLSALLSLTVTPLPHREAISLDGTSLLFVLGVSVASGLAFGLGPALRATRLDVRGGLAGAGAPGGSSRANRRLRGALVVAELGLTLVLLVGAGLLGRAFFQLMGTSPGFAVDHVLTAHLAIPRERFADGDLPRRLFEPVLEQVRALPGVRAAGMTSLLPIQRAWSNLRYTVEGEPPPDPGETPSAERRASSPGYFSALEIPLLAGRDFTARDAEPGQPPVVIVNETLARRHFPEGSALGRRLLFAGGAATIVGVVGDVRQAGLDKVPLAELHVPYGRPWGDNGMVLVLRTGGGPEGLTPALREVVRRLDSDVPVHRALTMEQVIEQSLGMRRLVLWLLGGFAVVALVLSSAGLYGVISYLVSQQTREIGIRMALGARSADVLWLVMGHGALLAGAGIGLGLAGALALARVLESQLYGVTAHDPLTFGGVAVLLGAVALLACWLPARRATRVDPLLAIRSD; encoded by the coding sequence ATGTGGTGGGATGATTTGAAGCAGGACGTACGATTCGCGGCACGGACCCTGCGGCGTGCTCCCGGCTTCGTCATCATCGCCGTGCTCTGTCTGGCGCTAGGCATTGGAGCCAATGGCCTGGTCTTCAGCGTGGTCAACGGCGTGTTGCTGCGCCCGCTGTCCTACCCAGACCCCGAGCGGCTGGTGGTGCTGGGGGAGCGCAACGGCGGGGGGATGGTGTCCTGGCCCACCTTCCTGGAGTGGAAGCAGCAGACCGCCACCTTCGAGCGGATGACGGCTTTCACGGAAGGGGGTGTCATCCTCTCGGGGGAGGCCGCGCCCGAGCGTCTGATGGCCACGCGAGGCACCGCGGACTACTTCGCCGTCCATGGGGTTGCGCCGCTGCTCGGGCGCACCTTCGAGTCCGGGGAGGACCTGCCCGGCCGGGCGCCCGTGGCGGTCCTGGGCGAGGCAATGTGGCGGCGGCGTTTTGGCGCGGACCCCTCGGTGCTGGGCCGGACGCTGGTGATGGATGGGGTGTCCCGCACGGTGGTGGGGGTGATGCCGGCCTCGTTCTCCCAGGAGATGGACGTGTGGCTCCCCCTGGAGACCCCCGCGGACTCGGAGGCGCCCAATCGCAGCCACATCCTCACGGTGCGCGCTCGGCTGGGGAAGGGCGTGTCCGTGGAGCAGGCGGACGCGCTGCTCAAACAGCTGGCCGCGCGGATGGAGGCCCTGTACCCGGCGGCGCAGAAGGGGCGGGGGGCGGCGGTGCTCTCGCTGTCCCAGATGGAGACCCGTGCGTGGCGCACGCCGCTCCAGGTGCTGCTCGGCGCCGTCGGGCTCGTCCTGCTGATTGCCTGTACCAACGTCGCGAACCTGTTGCTGGCGCGCGCGGGTGCCCGTCAGCAGGAGCTGGCGATCCGCGTGGCGTTGGGGGCGCGGCGGGGCCGGCTTGTCCGGCAGTTCCTCGTGGAGAGCCTGTTGCTGGCGCTGGTGGGAGGGGGGCTGGGCGTCCTGCTCGCCGGGTGGGGGCTGTCCGCGCTGCTCTCGTTGACGGTGACGCCCCTCCCGCACCGGGAGGCCATCTCGCTGGACGGGACGTCGCTCCTCTTCGTTCTGGGGGTGTCGGTGGCCAGCGGCCTCGCCTTCGGACTGGGGCCGGCGCTGCGGGCGACCCGGCTCGATGTGCGCGGGGGGCTCGCGGGGGCGGGGGCCCCTGGGGGGAGTTCCCGCGCCAACCGGCGTCTGCGGGGGGCCCTGGTGGTGGCGGAGCTGGGGCTCACGCTCGTCCTGCTGGTGGGGGCGGGGTTGCTGGGACGGGCTTTCTTCCAGCTGATGGGGACGTCCCCTGGGTTCGCGGTGGACCATGTCCTGACCGCGCACCTGGCCATCCCCCGGGAGCGGTTCGCGGACGGGGACCTGCCGCGGCGCCTGTTCGAGCCGGTGCTCGAGCAGGTGCGGGCACTGCCGGGAGTGCGTGCCGCGGGGATGACCTCGCTGCTGCCCATCCAGCGGGCCTGGAGCAACTTGCGCTACACGGTGGAGGGCGAGCCGCCCCCGGACCCCGGGGAGACTCCGTCGGCGGAGCGCCGCGCCTCCAGTCCCGGTTACTTCTCCGCGCTGGAGATTCCGCTGCTCGCGGGACGGGACTTCACCGCCCGGGACGCGGAGCCCGGACAGCCGCCGGTCGTCATCGTGAACGAGACCCTGGCGCGCCGGCACTTCCCGGAAGGGAGCGCGCTGGGACGCAGGCTCCTGTTCGCCGGGGGGGCGGCCACCATCGTGGGGGTGGTGGGCGACGTGCGCCAGGCCGGGCTGGACAAGGTGCCGCTCGCGGAGCTGCACGTCCCCTACGGCAGGCCTTGGGGCGACAACGGGATGGTGCTGGTGCTGCGTACCGGGGGGGGCCCAGAAGGGCTTACGCCGGCGCTCCGGGAGGTGGTGCGGCGGCTGGATTCGGACGTGCCGGTCCACCGTGCGCTGACGATGGAGCAGGTCATTGAGCAGTCGCTTGGCATGCGGCGGCTGGTGCTGTGGCTGCTGGGGGGCTTCGCCGTCGTGGCGCTGGTGCTCTCGTCGGCGGGGCTCTACGGCGTCATCTCCTATCTGGTGTCGCAACAGACGCGGGAAATTGGAATCCGCATGGCCCTGGGTGCGCGCTCCGCGGATGTGCTCTGGCTCGTCATGGGGCACGGTGCGTTGCTGGCGGGCGCGGGCATCGGGCTGGGGCTCGCGGGTGCGCTGGCGCTGGCTCGCGTCCTGGAGAGCCAGCTCTACGGCGTCACGGCCCACGACCCCCTCACGTTCGGAGGCGTGGCGGTGCTGCTCGGGGCGGTGGCGCTGCTGGCCTGCTGGCTCCCGGCCCGCCGGGCCACCCGGGTGGATCCGCTCCTGGCCATCCGCTCGGACTGA